Genomic window (Streptomyces liliiviolaceus):
GGCCGATCCGCGCAAGGACCCGACGGGCTGGGAGCGGGGCGGTTTCCTGTTCACCACGAGCGCGCTGCCCGCCGCGGCGGTTCCCGCGAGCAGCGGCGTGATCTACCTCAAGCTCGACGGGACGGTCCCGGACGGCCAGGAGCTCGTACGCAACACCGCGGCGGAGATCAATCCGCTCACGGAGCCCATGACGTTCACGGGCAGTGAGCGCTCGGAGCGTTTCGACTCCATCCGCACCGGGCTGTTCGTCGGCGCGGCCTGTGTCCTCGCGCTGATCGGGGCGAGCCTGCTGGTCTCCCAGCTGGAGCAGCTGCGCGAGCGCAAGAAGCTGCTCTCGGCGCTGGTCGCGTTCGGCACGCGGCGCCGTACGCTGAGCCTGTCGGTCCTGTGGCAGACCGCGATCCCGGTCGCGCTGGGCCTGGTCCTCGCCTCGGTGGTGGGCCTCACCCTGGGCGCGGTCCTCCTGAAGATGACGGCCACGAGGGTGACGGTGGACTGGCTGAGCGTCCTGGCCATGACGGGCATCGGAGCGGCGGTGGTCGTGGCGGTGACGGCCCTGAGCGTCCCACCGCTCCTACGCCTGATGCGCCCGGACGGCTTGCGCACGGAGTAGCCCCCCAAGGGGGTCCGTCATCGCCCGCCTGTCGCGCCGTTCCCCGCGCCCCTTAAAGATTGCGCAGTTCCCCGCGCCCCTCAAGGTGGCCGCGCCGTTGCCGGTGCGGGTGTCACAACACCCGTACCGGCAACGGCTTCAGCTCTTCCCGGAGCGCCGAAGCCAGCTCCCCGTACTCCCCCGCCCGAGCCGCCCCACCCCGCATCGCGAGCGCGATCCGCCGAGTGGGGGCGGGCTCCGCGAAGAACCCCGTGAGCAGCTGACTGCTCCGAGCCGTCTCGACCCTGACGGCCGTACGCGGCAACAGCGTCACCCCCAACCCGCCCGCGACCAGTTGCACCAACGTGGAGAGCCCCGCCGCGGTCGTGGTGACCGGCGCGTCCGCCCGCCCGGCCTCCCGGCAGATGTCGAGCGCCTGGTCCCGCAGACAGTGCCCCTCGTCCAGCAGCAGCAGATTCAGCTCGCGCAGCGCCTCACGCGCGATGCCCTCCCTGCCGCCCAGCCGGTGGCCCAACGGCGTGACCAGCACGAAGTCCTCGTCGAACAGCGGCAGTTCGACGACCCCGGGCACTCCGAGGGGCACCGCGAGCAGCAGCAGATCGAGTCGGCCCGTGGTGAGCCCCGCCAGCAGGTTCGACGTCTGCTCCTCGTGGACCTGGAGGTCGAGCGCCGGATAGCGGTCGTGGACGAGCCGCAGGACGGTCGGCAGGAGATACGGCGCCACCGTCGGGATCACCCCGAGCCGCAGCACCCCGGTGAACGGCGCCCGCACCGCCTCGGCCTCCTCCATCAGCGCGCCCACCTCGTCGAGCACCGCCCTGGCCCGTACGGCCAGCCGCTCGCCCGCCGGTGACAGGAGCACCTTGCGGGTCGTACGCTCCAGCAGCGTCACGCCGAGGGTCTCCTCCAGTGCCGAGACCGCGCCGGACAGCGCGGGCTGGCTCATGCCGAGGGCGGCGGCCGCGTCCCTGAAGTGCAGATGCTCGGCCACCGCGGCGAAGGCGCGCAGCTGCGGGAGGCTGGGCTGCCTCTTCCTGACGGGGGGCACGGTCACGGTCCTTTCGCTTCGCTCTCCGCGCTCACATGCACTGATAGCTGTTTTCGATCAACACGACCGAGTGTAGCTATTTCCCTAATCAATGCACTCTGTGCCACGATCATGGACGTCCAACCCATGGGAAAACCCCTCAAATTGGGGTTTTCTTCGCTGCAAGGAGAGCCCGTGCTCACTGTCGGTGACAAGTTCCCCGAGTTCGATCTGACCGCCTGTGTCTCGCTGGAGAAGGGCGAGGAGTTCGAGCAGATCAACCACAAGACGTACGAAGGTCAGTGGAAGATCGTCTTCGCGTGGCCCAAGGACTTCACCTTCGTGTGCCCGACCGAGATCGCCGCCTTCGGGAAGCTGAACGACGAGTTCGCCGACCGTGACGCGCAGGTGCTCGGCTTCTCCGGCGACTCCGAGTTCGTGCACCACGCCTGGCGCAAGGACCACCCGGACCTGACCGACCTGCCGTTCCCGATGATGGCCGACTCGAAGCACGAGCTGATGCGGGACCTCGGCATCGAGGGCGAGGACGGCTTCGCCAAGCGCGCCGTCTTCGTCGTCGACCAGAACAACGAGATCCAGTTCTCCATGGTGACCGCCGGCTCCGTCGGCCGTAACCCCAAGGAGGTCCTGCGGGTCCTGGACGCACTCCAGACGGACGAGCTGTGCCCCTGCAACTGGACCAAGGGCGAGACCACGCTCGACCCGGTCAAGCTCCTGGCCGGTGAGTGACCCATGTCCCTCGACGCGCTGAAGTCCGCGATTCCGGACTACGCCAAGGACCTGCGGCTGAACCTCGGTTCCGTCATCGGCAACTCCGACCTTCCGCAGCAGCAGCTGTGGGGCACGGTGCTCGCCTGCGCCATCGCCTCGCGCTCGCCGCGCGTGCTGCGTGAGCTGGAGGAGGAGGCCAACGCGAAGCTCTCGCCCGAGGCGTACACCGCGGCGAAGTCCGCGGCGGCGGTCATGGCGATGAACAACGTCTTCTACCGCACGCGGCATCTGCTCTCCGATCCGGAGTACGGGACGCTGCGGGCGGGGCTGCGGATGAACGTCATCGGCAACCCGGGGGTGGAGAAGGTCGACTTC
Coding sequences:
- a CDS encoding LysR substrate-binding domain-containing protein; amino-acid sequence: MPPVRKRQPSLPQLRAFAAVAEHLHFRDAAAALGMSQPALSGAVSALEETLGVTLLERTTRKVLLSPAGERLAVRARAVLDEVGALMEEAEAVRAPFTGVLRLGVIPTVAPYLLPTVLRLVHDRYPALDLQVHEEQTSNLLAGLTTGRLDLLLLAVPLGVPGVVELPLFDEDFVLVTPLGHRLGGREGIAREALRELNLLLLDEGHCLRDQALDICREAGRADAPVTTTAAGLSTLVQLVAGGLGVTLLPRTAVRVETARSSQLLTGFFAEPAPTRRIALAMRGGAARAGEYGELASALREELKPLPVRVL
- a CDS encoding peroxiredoxin, with product MLTVGDKFPEFDLTACVSLEKGEEFEQINHKTYEGQWKIVFAWPKDFTFVCPTEIAAFGKLNDEFADRDAQVLGFSGDSEFVHHAWRKDHPDLTDLPFPMMADSKHELMRDLGIEGEDGFAKRAVFVVDQNNEIQFSMVTAGSVGRNPKEVLRVLDALQTDELCPCNWTKGETTLDPVKLLAGE
- a CDS encoding alkyl hydroperoxide reductase, which encodes MSLDALKSAIPDYAKDLRLNLGSVIGNSDLPQQQLWGTVLACAIASRSPRVLRELEEEANAKLSPEAYTAAKSAAAVMAMNNVFYRTRHLLSDPEYGTLRAGLRMNVIGNPGVEKVDFELWSLAVSAINGCGQCLDSHEQVLRRAGVDRETIQEAFKIAAVVQAVGVTLDAEAVLAE